The proteins below come from a single Mya arenaria isolate MELC-2E11 chromosome 6, ASM2691426v1 genomic window:
- the LOC128236996 gene encoding adhesion G-protein coupled receptor D1-like, giving the protein MQYIYNWLGFTITTIVFFWKALRSRRSILLLNLCSVLLLAYVIFLAGEDKTSQHAVCTSIAVLLHYIFLTAFFLMLSEGCIIAQVVLRPFDKRNYLPALLGISYGIPLVVVSISAAASKLNGYGNDKFCWLSIDSGLFWAFAGPALTVIFVNIIISVAVIKTMFGTSAISKRGDADKIKKVTGLRSVCVLLPVFGITWLFGVFAVNRNAIVFQYLFVIFNSLQGVLIFIVQCIMDRKVQEAFKARRTRWFATEVSTTATEMKARYYIV; this is encoded by the exons ATGCAGTATATCTATAATTGGCTTGGTTTTACCATTACGACCATCGTGTTCTTCTGGAA GGCTTTACGTTCGAGGAGGTCAATTTTGCTGCTAAACTTATGTTCGGTTCTTCTTTTGGCGTATGTCATCTTTCTGGCAGGGGAAGATAAAACTTCACAACAC GCCGTGTGCACTTCCATTGCTGTTCTCCTCCACTACATATTTTTGACTGCCTTTTTCTTGATGCTCTCAGAAGGATGTATTATTGCGCAAGTGGTGCTTAGACCCTTCGACAAAAGGAACTATTTGCCAGCACTGCTTGGAATTTCCTACG GAATTCCCTTGGTCGTTGTATCCATTTCTGCTGCAGCATCGAAGCTGAATGGTTATGGAAATGATAAATT CTGCTGGCTAAGCATTGATTCGGGACTTTTCTGGGCCTTTGCTGGACCGGCGTTGACAGTcattttt GTGAACATCATCATCTCGGTCGCTGTCATCAAAACGATGTTTGGAACTTCCGCTATCTCGAAACGAGGAGACGCTGACAAGATCAAGAAAGT GACTGGGCTAAGGAGCGTGTGTGTCCTGCTGCCAGTGTTTGGAATCACGTGGCTGTTCGGTGTGTTTGCTGTCAACAGGAATGCTATCGTTTTCCAGTACCTCTTTGTCATCTTCAACAGTCTACAG GGGGTACTTATCTTCATAGTTCAGTGCATTATGGATAGGAAA GTGCAGGAGGCGTTCAAAGCCAGGCGAACCAGGTGGTTTGCAACAGAGGTGTCGACCACTGCTACCGAAATGAAAGCGCGGTACTATATTGTTTAA